The following coding sequences lie in one Phycisphaerae bacterium genomic window:
- a CDS encoding histone H1 encodes MEEYERLKQLVMSVEDDIAKAEGGNKAAGTRVRKQMQDIKAAAQEIRTRILETRSEGE; translated from the coding sequence ATGGAAGAATACGAACGGCTGAAGCAGTTGGTGATGAGCGTGGAAGACGATATTGCGAAGGCGGAAGGCGGGAACAAGGCGGCTGGAACCCGCGTTCGCAAGCAGATGCAGGACATCAAGGCGGCGGCGCAGGAGATACGGACGCGGATTTTGGAGACGCGTTCGGAAGGCGAGTAG
- a CDS encoding beta-hydroxyacyl-ACP dehydratase — translation MPPEPIVDLSRIDPDKVLVGKEEIRQVNPQRYEMEQLDGILYEDREHSVFVGYKDVREDEFWVRGHIPGRPLLPGVLMIEAAAQLASYYGHRTLKDCPFVGFGGVDETKFRGTVVPPSRLILMAKGVEARPRRVRCYVQGFVDGRMVFETLITGMPV, via the coding sequence ATGCCCCCAGAACCTATCGTGGACTTGTCCAGGATTGATCCGGACAAGGTGTTGGTCGGGAAAGAAGAGATTCGTCAGGTCAATCCCCAGCGTTACGAGATGGAGCAGTTGGACGGGATTCTGTACGAGGACCGCGAGCACTCGGTGTTCGTCGGGTACAAGGACGTACGGGAGGATGAATTCTGGGTTCGTGGCCACATTCCCGGTCGGCCGCTGCTTCCGGGGGTGTTGATGATCGAGGCGGCGGCGCAGTTGGCGTCGTACTACGGGCACCGGACGTTGAAGGACTGCCCGTTCGTTGGTTTTGGCGGGGTGGACGAGACGAAGTTCCGCGGGACGGTGGTTCCGCCGTCGCGGTTGATATTGATGGCCAAGGGGGTGGAGGCCCGGCCGCGTCGGGTGCGGTGTTATGTTCAGGGTTTCGTGGACGGGCGGATGGTTTTTGAGACGTTGATTACCGGTATGCCGGTCTGA